In a genomic window of Phragmites australis chromosome 14, lpPhrAust1.1, whole genome shotgun sequence:
- the LOC133891093 gene encoding uncharacterized protein LOC133891093: MEREAVGEEEEEVACECCGFTEECTAPYIAGVRARYEGRWICGLCGDAVGEELGRASPPITPAEALDRHACVCRRSSAPPSPTGSSDDLIAALRLLLRRKLGSPQTPPPPPRKARSTPSSPGRDASVAAVATGGAGAGAGSSLARTESCFATLVE, translated from the coding sequence ATGGAGAGGGAGGcggttggggaggaggaggaggaggtggcgtgCGAGTGCTGTGGGTTCACGGAGGAGTGCACGGCGCCGTACATCGCCGGCGTGCGCGCGCGGTACGAGGGGAGGTGGATCTGCGGCCTCTGTGGGGACGCGGTCGGCGAGGAGCTCGGCCGCGCGTCCCCCCCCATCACGCCCGCCGAGGCGCTCGACCGGCACGCCTGCGTCTGCCGCCGCTCGTCGGCCCCGCCGTCGCCCACCGGGAGCTCCGACGACCTCATCGCGGCCCTGCGGCTCCTCCTGCGCCGCAAGCTCGGATCGCCGCagacaccgccgccgccgccgaggaagGCCCGCTCGACGCCGAGCAGCCCGGGGCGCGACGCCTCCGTCGCGGCCGTGGCCACCGGGGGTGCCGGTGCCGGCGCCGGCAGCTCGCTCGCGCGGACCGAGAGTTGCTTCGCCACGCTCGTGGAATAA